The genomic DNA gaaaaccccatgattggtttgccttagggtgaccgtaagtcagaaatgacttgaaggcacacttgaAAACATAAGACACCAGCAGCTGCACTGCAAGACATGTAGAGCTGTATTCAAGAAGATTAACACTTTCCAAATTCTGATGAAATGGCAGGCAGGCATGCATTCATGACTTAGCAGTCATACAGTCAAGCCTTAGCATTTGTAAGGACGCATTCATTTATCTGAGTtgtcatggtgtagtggtttgagagttggactacaaccctggagaccagggtttgattccctgctcagccaccataaaaacccactgggtgactttgcgcaactcacaaactctcagccccagaaaaccctgtgagaggttcacctgaggattgccataagttagaaacgacttgaaggcacacaacagcaacaaaattcagTTATCACAGCTCCTTATATCAGAAGCAGAAAATCCGTGACCCTCCAGTAGGGTTGCTGCCAAATCCCAGGATCTGCTctgaatctccagttttcatgcatggTCTCCAGGTGGGAGATGAAGGTGTAAATTCTCCATTTTGGGGTTGGGGTGGGTTTCAGCTCCAAGCAAGAGGAAGGGGCTGTGTGCACATCTTcagcttgctacaattttgcAAGGCAACTTTCTAAAACTTTCCAGGGAGGCCTATGTATTTACATAGTTGGCTTCCTCCTTTCTTCACAGGCCTTGTGGTGCAGCAATTCATCCTCCACTCTCCTCTGCATCTACCTTCTAGCGAGAATCAGGGTGGCCAGATTAAATGGTTCTTATGCCATCTCCCCAAATAAATGACGAGGAATAATACCTTCATTTCACTTTGATTTGGGAACAGCTCTTTTGCATGTGtatgtcacctgtcaatttaaggtgaccccattaatttcatagggttttcttaggcaagggatatgcAGAGGTGTTTtgtctctgaaatatatcctacacaacctggtattcattagtggtctccaatccaagtattagtcagagctgatcctgcttagcttccaagatcagatgggatctggtgtcttcagaATATTTAGGTTTGCAACACAGATTACTCTAATTTCTAAAGTGGAAAATACGTTCGGTTTATATGAGTGTGTTTAAATGACAAGCTGTGgtatttcatgcacaacatttaCCAGTAGTGATATCACCAGCCAGGGGCTGTTCCTAGGACTCAGATTTTGCCTCAGAAACCTTGAGGtgtgggatgatcctgaactggcaaccctattctCCAGATCTTTCAAAACTCTAACTTCCATCAACCCCAGTCAGGGAAATACCGGGAAGTGAAATTCCACAACAACTGGTTCCTCACCCCtttcttgaatgtattttctGTGTGGGGCAAATCTACAAATCTCAAGACAGAGAGTGACACTGGGAATCTAGATTCCTGtcccaattggggggggggggatggcactTCAGCTCCCCTGCCTTCTTTAATTCCCTCTCATAACCAGTGTAACCTATCAGACTACAAAGCAGACTACAAAACAGAACAAGATCCATCCTCTATCCCCAGCTTTGctgtttttgtgccttcaagtaatttccaacttatggtgacactaaggcaaccctattacagagttttcttggcaagtattgTTTAGAGGTGGCCTTCATCCAAGGCTGAGGACATGTGACTGCCCAAGCTGGCAATCGAAACTTGGTACCCAGAGCTATAGACCACTACGCCACGCTGATTCTCTCATTCCTAGGTAGCTCATGTCATATTTTGGCTTGGGAAGCCAAGTGTTCAAGAGTGGAAAAACTGGCTGGTTATGCAAGTCTTGTTTACCTGTGGCTGGAGGGATGCTCCTCCCCTGTACCTCCACCCCTCCTATAAAGAAAAGGAGCTACTCATCTTAGCTGGCTGTCAAAGCACAGAATGCAGCATCTGACACACACACAGGCCATGGAAGGCAAAGGGCTGGTAGCTGAGCTCCAGAGGGCAGCTACTTGCCCTGCCTGCAGGGGACACTTCAAGGACCCAGTGATCCTGGATTGCGATCACAGCTACTGCAGGGCCTGTATCACCCGCTACTGGGATGAGGCATCAGCAGCTGGGAGGGTGCTGTCTTGTCCCCAGTGCAAAAAAGTTTTTGAGAGGAAGAACCTTCGGACCAATGTCAAACTGGCTGTTGAAGTCAAGATCACACAGCACCTCAATGCCAAGACAGCACAGGTGCCCCTCGTACCCAAGTCCAGGAGGCGCCGTGGAGGATGGACCCCAGCCACCAGCATCCAGAAAGGAAAGGTAACAACCTAAgggtcaatttttaaataaataaataaataaataaataaatatacacaaaaaTGGTTATTGATCTATTGATAATAACATGGGgattaattcaaagatatagccatgttagtctgtagaatcagtatgcagaaaagtcttgtagtacctttgagactaactaaaaaaaagaaattggcagcatgagctttccgtCTGAAGCCTagtgaccaaatgcatctgaggaagtagacatggGGGTTTAATGTGAGTCTCTTTAAAATAGGGAGTGAATTGCTTCAATTAACCAGGCAACAGTCATGTTCATGTTAAGTAATAATAAAGGAATGGGCATCTCTGAACATGTACAGAGTGCCTCTCATATTGAATAACAGCAAGCAATCCCTAAATATCTTCATCTCTACAAGCAACTCTTTCAGTGTAAAATGCGGAATTCCAAGCCAAGCATATGCACTGGCATTTTTTGTTTTAGGAAACCCAAAAGGGAGACAAATTGGCCCGTGTTTGACACCTTTTTCTTTCTGTGAAAATCCACTGCTATATCCGCATTTAATTTCTATTTTGAGTCTTTACCTTTTGTTAAATTTTAAAGTATAGACATCACAAGAtatttgtgtgtgaaagagagtgtATGCATGGTGCATGAAGTTTCCCAGGGTGCCACCTTTTTGCAGGGTGGAACAGGTAGAAATTCAGCAGGTAGAAATTAACCTGTAACAGTGGTGGAACAGGCAGAAACAAAAGAGGTAAAGCTTCCCTCCAGCACTAAAGAGAGAACACTGCACATTAAATTTTTGTCTCATATATCAGCACTGACAGGCAAAGGAAAAATGGACGGGAAAAATGGCAATACCTTCTCTTTGTCAGACCATGTACATCAGGCAGTTCAAGATCAAGGGAGTAGCTGCCATGAAGAGCTTCTATATGTTTCCCTCTTCTTCTGTGTGGACTAAGGATCTGGTGTAGAAAGCACCAAGCAGCAGGTGGCTGAAATGGAAGACCCCTAAGATTCCTTCTGAATCTAAAATGCTAGGATGACAGGACATACGACAGGAATATATGCCTAATTGTCAACAACAGAGCTGGGGAACCTGTGGTTTTGCAGATGTTATTAGACTACATCACTCTAGCTAACAACCTCAAAGGTCAGGGTCAGGGATAATGAGAGTTAGAGTCATAGAACCATATAGTTCAAAGGGGCTTCATGGGCCATTGAACCCCTGCTCAGTATAGGATCTCCAGCTGAAGTTtccccagcctctttttaaagacatctagagaaggagaccccaccacatctCAAGGCAATTAGTTCTGTTGCCAAACTGTTCTTcctgtcaagacgttccttcaAATATTCCATTGAAATCTATTCTGCTGCAACCCCAAACCATGAAAACctctggcgcagcagaaaacaaacatgcacTCTCCTCTCCTTGGCAGCCATcactcttctcttcaccaagctgtaTATGCCCAGCTACTTCaacctttcttcatatgttttattGTAGTTCAACTCGGGCTTAGTGAGATGATGGAGATCTTGGATAGGATCTTCTTCAGTTTTGGTGACTAACAGCAGAGCAATTTGACATATGCTTACTCAGAAATAGCATCCATTGACGCAGGCAGATCCTACTCCAAGTCAAGTGGACATAGGGTTGCACTGTGTGTCAGGTTACAATTAAGAGGCACTAGAAAAGGGTTCATTTCCCTCTATCTCAGTATTTTCCCACTCAAACAATGTGGTTTTTGATggtgcacaattatagtgctatgataccTCTTTCATTACCATGGCTCtgtcttatggaattctgggatttatagtttggtgggtGTTTAGAattgtctgtcagagagttctgtttCTGTAGTACACTCCTCTGTACTTTATGGTTGTTAAGATTGGCTTTTGTActgtccctcaccaaactacaaatcctatgattcaGTGGGAgagagccatgacacttaaactggcatcaaactgctgtaactgtgcagtATGGCCACTCCTTAGAAGGCTCAACCGTTTTTGTTGTTCTgctcttctttctctgttttagtTCAGTGCTACTGCAAATACAAATGGTGGAGGGGTATAAAAGATATGCCCATTGCTGTTTCT from Sceloporus undulatus isolate JIND9_A2432 ecotype Alabama chromosome 2, SceUnd_v1.1, whole genome shotgun sequence includes the following:
- the LOC121924016 gene encoding RING finger protein 39-like isoform X1; its protein translation is MEGKGLVAELQRAATCPACRGHFKDPVILDCDHSYCRACITRYWDEASAAGRVLSCPQCKKVFERKNLRTNVKLAVEVKITQHLNAKTAQVPLVPKSRRRRGGWTPATSIQKGKASEKSADANMVQAAPTTLSHVNTPEIQPGPPLSYPRFAESLLEQCQPNGPRKCPPAPAAAQKQLDSGRGWRG
- the LOC121924016 gene encoding RING finger protein 39-like isoform X2, producing the protein MEGKGLVAELQRAATCPACRGHFKDPVILDCDHSYCRACITRYWDEASAAGRVLSCPQCKKVFERKNLRTNVKLAVEVKITQHLNAKTAQVPLVPKSRRRRGGWTPATSIQKGKEGIREVCRC